The nucleotide window AAATCAACATTATGATAAACTTGTTGAACATCATCACAATCTTCCAAAGCATCAATCATTTTTTCAAATTGTGCCAAGGACTCTTCGGGAAGTACCACATCATTTTGTGCAAGCATTGTTAGTTCAGCTACAGTAAATTCATTTATGCCCGCATTTCTGAATGCTTCTTGAACGGCATGGAACTGTTCAGGCTCTGCATAAATGATAACCGCTTCATCTTCTTCGATAATGTCACGGACATCAATATCCGCTTCCATTAAAATTTCAAGTGCTTCTTCCGCTGTCTTGCCTTCAAGACCGATTACAGCTGTTTTATCAAACATATAGGCTACAGACCCACTCACACCCATGTTACCACCATTTTTACCGAATGCCGCACGTACTTCTGATGCCGTGCGATTCACGTTATTTGTCAATGCATCAACAATTACCATTGAGCCATTCGGTCCAAAGCCTTCATAACGAAGCTCAGCATAGTTTTCGTCAGAGCCTCCTTTTGCTTTTTCAATCGCGCGGTCAATAATATGCTTTGGCACATTGTAGGTTTTTGCCCGTTCAAGAACAAACTTTAAAGCCTGGTTTGATTCTGGATCAGGCTCACCCTGTTTTGCAGCTACATAAATTTCCACTCCAAATTTAGCATAAATACGACTAGTGTTGGCATCCTTAGATGCTTTCTTATCTTTAATATTGTTCCATTTACGCCCCATCTTGTTCCACTCTCTTTCAACATCGTTTAACTCTATTATTATACACGTAAAATTATAGATTTAAAAATAAAAATGAACCAGCAATAATTAGCATCGCTGGTTCATCGAATCCATCACTTTGTTTCTTCCACTTTTTCTTCAACTTCTGGTTGCATCGTTCCATATTTCCGTAAATTATCGTGCCAAGATAATGCCTTTTCGATGACATGCGGTGTTTGTCCACCTCTAGTCAATGCCTCAGTAAAATAATCCCAAAGCTGGCTACGGTACATTGGATGCACGCAATTATTAATAATTCTTTCAGCGCGCTCTCTTGGTGCTAAACCACGAAGATCCGCATAACCTTGTTCTGTAACAACAACATCAACATCATGCTCTGTATGGTCAATATGGGAAGCAAAAGGAACGATACTCGAAATCTTTCCACCTTTTGCAATTGATTTTGTTACAAAGATACCTAAACGTGCATTTCTTGCAAAGTCACCTGAACCACCAAGACCATTCATCATATGTGTACCCATTACATGGGTAGAGTTAACGTTCCCATAGATATCAAATTCTAGGGCTGCATTTATCGAAATTAAGCCGAGACGGCGGATGATTTCTGGGTTATTCGACATTTCTTGCGGACGCAATAAAATACGATCACGATATTTATCAAAGTTTGAATACACATCTTTCATTTTCTCTTCCGATAAAGTGATCGCACAAGTAGAAGCAAATGTAACCTTACCTGCATCCATTAAATCGAAAACAGCATCCTGTAATACTTCTGAATATAATTGTAAATTTTCAAATTCTGAATCTAATAGTCCAGCTAGTACTGCATTCGCAACAGAACCTACACCCGATTGCAATGTCGGAAGCTGTTCTGGCAATTTGCCTGCGACAATTTCCTTCCGTAAAAAGTCAAATAAATGATTGGCCATAACGTTTGTTTCTTCGTCAGGTGGGACGATAGCTGATGGTGTATCTGGTAAATTAGTAAATACAATCCCTTTAACCTTATCAGCATCATACGGTATTCCAACTGTACCCATTCGATCAGATGGTTTTGTTAATGAATGCGGCTGTCTTTTTCCTTGTTCGCCTGGATCATAAAAATCATGCAACCCTACCATGCTTAATGGATGTGCAATATTTAATTCAATAATGATATTTTTAGCATGATTGGAAAATACTTGGGAGTTTCCTCCAGATGTAGTAGGGATAATCATGCCATCTTCGGTGATAAGACAAGCTTCAACAATTGCATAATCAATTGGATCAATTGCCTTATTGCGAACTAACTCAGCAACATGTGAAAGATGAATATCAGTATATAGTACGTCACCATTATTAATTCCTTTTCTCATTGTACTGTCAGATTGATATGGAAGACGTTTTCTAATGATGCCTTTTTCAGTAAATAGCTTATCAATACCTGAGCCGATGGAAGCACCAGTATATAAGTTTACTTTAAAAGATTCTGTATCGGCACGTTTTACTAAAGCTAACGGAACTGCCTTTGCGTCACCAGCTGAAGTAAAACCACTGATTCCTAATGTCATTCCATCCTGAATCCATGATGCAGCTTCTTCTGCTGTAACAACCCTATCCTTTAGTCGCGGATCTCGAATTCTGTCCATATGTCTCTCCATACTTCTACCCCACCTTAAACGATTTTAAAGTAATTATATATGTAAAATCAGTAAAAATTTTCATTTCGCGACAAAAGACGGAATTTTCTAATAAGCCAGCTAATTTCTCTACCGAAACAGTAAAAAAGCATCCGCACTCTGTGTTGTGGATGCTTTTACTTACAGTATTTTTTTATTATTCTTCAAGCATAAGTTGTTCCAATTTTAATGGTTCTATATATTCACCATTTTTGTAAGCACGCATATTTCCACCTGAAATTTCATCAATTAAAACAATCTTTTTGTCTTTTAGTCTTCCAAATTCGAATTTAATATCATATAACTCAATATCTTTTTTTGCTAATTCTGCTTTGACAAGATCCGCAATTTTTCTTGTCAATTCTTTTAATTCTTTATACTCACTTAACGTTAAAATTCCAAGCATATGAAGCGCATCATCACTAATCGGTGGGTCTTGACGCTCATCGTCCTTAATCGTAACTTCAACAAATCCATCGAGCGCTTGACCTTCTTCAGCGTACATTCCATAACGACGTAAAAAGCTACCTACAGCCCTGTAGCGACAAATGACTTCAAGTCCATTACCAAATACAGTCGCTGGTTTGACGGTCATTGTTGCATTTTCAATGTCAGCATCAATATAATGGGTTGGAATGCCCGCTTCAGCTAATTTTTCAAAAAAGAATTTCGTTAATCTAAGCCCTGCTTTACCTGCCCCTTCGATTGTTAAACCGACAGTGTTCGCGCCTGGGTCGAAAACGCCATTTTCTCCTGTTACATCATCCTTGAACTGCAGCAAATAATTTCCGTCCCTAAGAGCATAAACATCCTTTGTCTTACCAGTATAAATGAGTTCCATCGTAATGTTCCTTCCATTTTTAAATTCTTTAGTAATTCCATTATGCCTCGATTTTTGTAAAAATGGAAGCAGGAGACGGTTCAATATTACTGAAAAAGTAGCCTTCATAATGCACATATATTTCAAGTATATGGCAATCGGACAATAAATGGCCTTGGGCGGACATTAAGTTACCCAAACTCGACAATAAATGACTCTTATTGGACAATAAAAGTGATTCTAGGACAATAAGTTTGAAATGGCTCAATTTTTTAAGTGGTCTCGGACGGTTCAACTAATTTTTGTACAACCTTTTGAACGGTAGAATTGCGTATGCCCGGGTCTTCTGCTGGTGTTGCTCTTTGGATAAAGAATGCGAGAATGAGGGCAACAGCAGAAATAAAAGTGGCAATTAAGAAAGCATAGTTAATTCCTTTCAGCATTGCTTCCATTTCAATTTGCTGCCTTATTTGAGCTATAGCTGCCGCTGATGGCTGACTAGCTGCGCCGGCATCGTACATCGCATCTGCCGCTAATTTCTTCGCAACAGATTCCATTCGATTAGACATAATCGTAATTAATAAGGCTGTGCCAATTGCCCCTGATACTTGGTTTAATGTATTATTCATCGCTGTCCCGTGCGGGTAAAAACGGGCTGGCAGTTGATTTAAGCCATTTGTTGCGACTGGCATCATCACCATTGACATTCCAAATGCACGGACCGTATATAAAGTGATTAAATATGTATTTGTAGTTTCCAACGATAATTTGCTCAATTCATAAGTTGTGATTGTTAAAATAGCGAGCCCAACCACCGCTAATATACGTCCACCTACCTTATCAAATAAACGGCCTGTAACAGGAGACATAAGGGCGCTAATAAGTGCACCTGGAAGCAGCATTAATCCAGCGTCCAATGGGGTAATCCCCTTAAGCGTTTGCATATAAATGGGTAGAAGCAGAATACCGGAAAACATCGCCATATTAACAATCATTGTAATCGCCGATGCCAATGCATACATAGGGTATTTAAATACAAAAAAATTAAGCAATGGGCGTTCTTTCTTTACTTGGCTTGTTATAAAACAGACTAGAGAAATTACACCAATGATTATCGATAAATAAACTTGCGGGCTATCCCAACCTTTATTTCCTGCAGAACTGAAGCCATACATCAACCCGCCAAAACCAACGCTTGATAACAGTATTGATTCGAAATCTAAATGAATATTGACCTTTGCTTTTTTATCCCTAAGCAAGAAAAAGCCAATAATTAATACAGCGGCTGCAATTGGAGTAACAAAATGAAAAAGCATTCTCCAGTCATAATGTTCAACAATCCAACCGGATAAAGTCGGCCCGATGGCCGGTGCAGCCATCAAAATTAAACCAAAAACGCCCATCGCCGTCCCCCGTTTTTCGACTGGAAAACTAACTAACATCACATTCATTAATAACGGCATCATAATCGCCGAGCCCGATGCTTGAATCATCCGTCCTGTTAATAGGACTGGAAAAACATGGGCAACCCCAGCAAGGATTGTTCCTGCTGTAAATAATCCCATCGCCACTAAAAATAAATGGCGCACCGAATATTTTTCAATTAAAAACGCTGTAATTGGAATTAAAATTCCGTTAACTAACATAAAGCCTGTTGTGAGCCATTGTACAGTTGCTGTATTTATTTTTAAATCCTTCATAATCGACGGTAAAGCAATATTTAATAACGTATTATTTAAAAAAGCAATAAAAGCACCAATCATTAAAACCGAAAGAATTCCATATGGTGCCTGTTCCTTTTTAATATCTTGATTCACCGCTGTTCCTCCTTTAGACACACTCTCTGAAGCACAAAAAAACCGAAATATGACTTTTTATAGTCTTACTCCGGTTTTTAATTCT belongs to Bacillus sp. (in: firmicutes) and includes:
- a CDS encoding YebC/PmpR family DNA-binding transcriptional regulator, whose amino-acid sequence is MGRKWNNIKDKKASKDANTSRIYAKFGVEIYVAAKQGEPDPESNQALKFVLERAKTYNVPKHIIDRAIEKAKGGSDENYAELRYEGFGPNGSMVIVDALTNNVNRTASEVRAAFGKNGGNMGVSGSVAYMFDKTAVIGLEGKTAEEALEILMEADIDVRDIIEEDEAVIIYAEPEQFHAVQEAFRNAGINEFTVAELTMLAQNDVVLPEESLAQFEKMIDALEDCDDVQQVYHNVDLGE
- a CDS encoding acetyl-CoA hydrolase/transferase family protein is translated as MERHMDRIRDPRLKDRVVTAEEAASWIQDGMTLGISGFTSAGDAKAVPLALVKRADTESFKVNLYTGASIGSGIDKLFTEKGIIRKRLPYQSDSTMRKGINNGDVLYTDIHLSHVAELVRNKAIDPIDYAIVEACLITEDGMIIPTTSGGNSQVFSNHAKNIIIELNIAHPLSMVGLHDFYDPGEQGKRQPHSLTKPSDRMGTVGIPYDADKVKGIVFTNLPDTPSAIVPPDEETNVMANHLFDFLRKEIVAGKLPEQLPTLQSGVGSVANAVLAGLLDSEFENLQLYSEVLQDAVFDLMDAGKVTFASTCAITLSEEKMKDVYSNFDKYRDRILLRPQEMSNNPEIIRRLGLISINAALEFDIYGNVNSTHVMGTHMMNGLGGSGDFARNARLGIFVTKSIAKGGKISSIVPFASHIDHTEHDVDVVVTEQGYADLRGLAPRERAERIINNCVHPMYRSQLWDYFTEALTRGGQTPHVIEKALSWHDNLRKYGTMQPEVEEKVEETK
- a CDS encoding phosphoribosylaminoimidazolesuccinocarboxamide synthase; the protein is MELIYTGKTKDVYALRDGNYLLQFKDDVTGENGVFDPGANTVGLTIEGAGKAGLRLTKFFFEKLAEAGIPTHYIDADIENATMTVKPATVFGNGLEVICRYRAVGSFLRRYGMYAEEGQALDGFVEVTIKDDERQDPPISDDALHMLGILTLSEYKELKELTRKIADLVKAELAKKDIELYDIKFEFGRLKDKKIVLIDEISGGNMRAYKNGEYIEPLKLEQLMLEE
- a CDS encoding DHA2 family efflux MFS transporter permease subunit, with translation MIGAFIAFLNNTLLNIALPSIMKDLKINTATVQWLTTGFMLVNGILIPITAFLIEKYSVRHLFLVAMGLFTAGTILAGVAHVFPVLLTGRMIQASGSAIMMPLLMNVMLVSFPVEKRGTAMGVFGLILMAAPAIGPTLSGWIVEHYDWRMLFHFVTPIAAAVLIIGFFLLRDKKAKVNIHLDFESILLSSVGFGGLMYGFSSAGNKGWDSPQVYLSIIIGVISLVCFITSQVKKERPLLNFFVFKYPMYALASAITMIVNMAMFSGILLLPIYMQTLKGITPLDAGLMLLPGALISALMSPVTGRLFDKVGGRILAVVGLAILTITTYELSKLSLETTNTYLITLYTVRAFGMSMVMMPVATNGLNQLPARFYPHGTAMNNTLNQVSGAIGTALLITIMSNRMESVAKKLAADAMYDAGAASQPSAAAIAQIRQQIEMEAMLKGINYAFLIATFISAVALILAFFIQRATPAEDPGIRNSTVQKVVQKLVEPSETT